Part of the Catenulispora sp. EB89 genome, CCAGAGGGTCTTCGACAACTGGCACATCGAGGACGACTTCCACTTCGGCGGCTACGCGAAGGTGCCTCCGGAGCTGGATGCCTTCGCAGCGAAGTTCGGCGAGGAGCACGGCTTCGAGGTCGATCGGATCTACGTCGCCAAGATGCTGTACGGCATCACGGACATGATCGAGGCCGGGAGATTCGAGCCCGGCACGCGGATCGTCGCGGTCATCACCACCGGCTGAACCGGCGGCTCGGAAACCGATAGCCTGCCCGCCATGGGGATCAATCAGCCGACTTGGCGCGACGTGGACGGGGAGCGTATCACCGGGACCTGGCGGCCGGCGTTCATCCGCAACGCGGGAAGCTACCACCTCACCGACCTGATCATCTACGCCGACGGCATGGTGGACTGCTGGGGGCTGGAAACCCTCGACGGGTTCGCCGCGAAACTCCGCTCCGGCTGGGTCGCCACCGAGCTGACCGAGGGCGCCCGGGCCTCGGCCCACCATCTCGCCTCGTGGAAGTTCGCCGAGCCCAAGACGTGGCTGACCCCTGAGATGCTCCTCGGCGAGGTCCGCGACACCATCGACGACCTGAACCAGCGCCCGAACTCATCAGCCCGGTGCCGCGCCGCCGTCGACGTGTTCCTCGCCGACCAGACCGACGAGAACCGGCAGGCACTGCGGACCGCCTACGAGGCGGTCCCCGAGCACATGCGCGTCTACATGCTCGGCGACATGGACCAGAACGACGTTCCCGTGCAGATCCTCATCGGCGGCGTCGGTGCGCCGTACACGACCCGGGCCGGCAGCCCGGCCGTCGTCACCGAAAAGACCTACGCCTGGGTTCTGGACTACTTCGCCCAGGAGGCGAAAGCCACGGCGGAGTACCGCGCACGTGTGCCCGCCGACGGCCCGGACCACGCGGAGTCCGAGCCGACCAGCGTCATCGTCCCGGAGATCGTCTACCCGAAGGGCTGGCCCCAGGAACTGGACGTGTGGGTCCTGCGCAACGAGTACCCGTCGCCGATCGAGATCGGCGGCCTGGCCTACCCGACCGTCCTGCAGGCGTACTGGGCGCTCGCCGTGACCGACGACGCGGTCCGGGAGGCGGTTCTCGCCGCCGAGCCGGCGCGCCTGGTACGGAGCATCGTCAGGGAGGCGGCAGTCCGCGATGGCTGGCCCCAGACGCGGCTCGCGGTCATGGCCCTGCTGTTGCGGGCGAAGTTCTCGCAGAACCCCGACCTCGCCGCCGTCCTCGCGGCGACCGGCGAGGCACGGATCCTGTTCAAGGACGGTGAGTCGCTGTTCTGGGGAGAGCGCGGTACACGGGGCCGCAACTGGATGGGCCGGCTGCTGGAGGAGGTCCGCGCCGAGCTCGCTCTGAAAAACCTCGGCGCGGACTGGTAAACGGCCGCCGTCCGCCCGCGCCTCAGCCGCCCGCAGCTCGGCCGCTCACAGCTCAGCCGCTCGCGCCGCCCGTGAAGTTCCATCCCGCGAGTCGCAGCGCCGGCGCCATCGCCGAGAACGCCCCGTACTTCGACGCGAACGCCGGCGCGTACGTACCGATCCCCAGCACGCGCCCCGGCGCGAGCGCTTCGGGGTAGGACTGCGTGAAGCGCAGGTTCTTCACCGGGCGGGTGATCTCGCCGTTCTCGATCAGCCAGACACCGTTGCGCGTCAGCCCGGTCATCACCAGCCGCCGCGGGTCCAGGCAGCGCGTATACCAGTGGTCTGTCACCAACAAGCCTCGCCTGACCTGCGTGACCAGCGCCTGGACCGAGGAGTCCGCCGCCGGTCCCTCGACCTCGGTCGGGGCCAGGCCGACCGTCGGCTCCAGCCGGATGTTGATCGGCTGGGCTCCCTCCACCGCGCTGAACGCGCTGGCGTGGCCGGTGCTCGCGACTCCCGCTCCGGCTTCGCGCGCCGAGCGGCGATCGTGCGCGACGGCCCGCGTCAGCCCGTCGCGGACCAGTTCCAGCACCTCGCGCGGGGTGCCCTCGGCGTCGAACAGCGGGCCGGCCGCGGGTCCGGAGAGCGGGTCGTCGATCAGCGTCACCGACGGGTCGAACTGCTGCTCCCCGAGCCGCGCGAACGAGGTGCCCTCGATCAGCGACTTGCCGTTGAAGCCGAAGTCGGCCAGCGCCCACAGCACGTCGCTGACCGCCGTCGGCTCCAGCACCACCTCGTACTCGCCCGGCTCGATCTCGACAGGGTTCTGCGACGCCAGCGCCTTCGCCGCCGCCCGCGCGCCCATCGCGGCGCCGTCCAGGTCGCTCATCCGGCGCGAGGCCTGGCGCGAGGCGCCGTCGGAGGTCTCGGTCTTGGCGATGCCGTCGATCGTGGCCTCGACGACCGTGCCGTGGGCGCTCTGACCCTCAGAGTTCGTATACGCGGTGACGACCAGCCGGTTCCGGTAGAACCCGGCCGCCGTGAGCTCGCCGACCGCGTCGACGTAGGCCTTCACCTGCTCGGCCCGCGCCTCCGGGCCGGCGCCGCCGGTCGCCAGGTCCGGGTCGTCGGCGGGCGCCGGGAGTCCGGCGGGGCCGGACAGGCCGGCCCAGCCGGGGTCGGCCGGCGAGAGCCGGACGGCCGCCACGGTGCGCTCGACCAGGGCCGCCAGGCCCGCGTCGTCGGTGACCGTGGTGGAGTTCAGCGCGGTGCGGCCGTCGGCGTGGATCCGCAGGGTGACCGTGTCGGTGTCGCTGGCGACGTTCTGGTGGATGTAGGAGTTGGCGAAGCGGGTGAGCGCGACGTGTTCGTGCTCGACCGTCACGTCCACGTCCGCCGAGCCTCCGGCGGCTGTGCGCGCGGCCTGGAGCACCCGCTCGGCGGTCTCGGTCCGCGCCGTGGCGTCCGGGCTCATCCGCGCACCCCCACTCGCACGTTCTGGAACCGGGCCGGCGCCGCCGGGTGGCCGGTGTGCCCGACCTGGCCGGGCTGGCCCTTGCCGCAGTTCGGCGTGCCCCAGGCGACGATCTCGTTGGAGAGCATGTCCATGCTCTGCCAGAACGTCGGGCCGATGCCGGTGTAGGTGGGGTTCTTCACCATCCGGCCGAGCTTGCCGTTCTTCACCTCGTAGCCGACTTCGCAGCCGAACTGGAAGTTCAATCTCTTGTCGTCGATCGACCAGGACCGGTTCATGTCCATGAACACCCCGTCGCCGGTGGCGGCGATGATCTCGTCCAGGGTGTGCGGGCCCGGTTCCAGGCCCACGTTGGTCATGCGCACGATCGGCAGCCGCGACCAGTCCATGGAGCGGACGCTGCCGCCGTAGTCGAGCCCTGCGACGGCGGCGCTCTCGCGGCCGGCCAGCACGCCGGTCCAGATGCCGTTACGGACCGCGTCGCGCTTGCCGGCCTTGGTGCCCTCGTCGTCGTAGCCGAAGGAGCCCAGGGCGCCGGGGTGGGTGGCGTCGATGACGATGTTCATCAGCTCACTGCCATACCGCAGCGTGCCGAGCTCGGCCAGGTCCAGCCACGAGGTGCCGGCGTACGCCGCCTCCCAGCCCAGGATGCGGTCCAGCTCGATGGCGTGGCCGACGGACTCGTGGATCTGCAACGCCAGCTGCTCGCCGCCGAGGATGAGCGTGGTCTGGCCGGACGGGCACTGCGGAGCGCGCAGCAGCGCCTGGGCCTCGTCGGCGATCCGGGCCGCCTGCGAGGCCAGGTCCAGCTCGGTGACCAGCTCCCAGCCGCGGGTGCCGTACTGGCCGCGGCGCGAGGGGTAGGAACGCACCTGGGTCTCGCGCTCGCCGACCGCGGTCGCCGAGATGCCGCCGCCGCACTCGCGGATGTGCTGGTCGATGCGGTGTCCCTCGGAGGAGACGAACCACTTGCGGGTGTCCCAGATCTGGTACAGGCCGGTGGCGATGTCAGCACCCTGAGCGCGCATCTCGGCGGTGGCCGCGGTCAACAGGTCGCCCTTGTCCGACACCGGCACGTCCAGCGGGTCCACCTCGCAGTGGCTGGCCCAGCTGCCGACCTCCGGGTCGGCCGGGATCATGGCCGCCGGACCCGGCACCCGCGAGGAGGCAGTGGCGATCTCCACGGCCTGTCGGCCGGCCGCCCGGACCGAGGGCGCGTCCAGGTGCGGCGTCGCGAAGAAACCCCAGCTGGACCCCACGAGCGCCCGCACCCCGATACCGACCGTCTCGCCCTGCTCCAGCGCCTCCACGGCACCGTTGCGGGCGGACATGGACTCGGTGCGGCGGTGCATGACGCGGGCGTCGGCGTAGCGGGCCCCCAGCGCGAGCGCGTGCTCCACGGCCTGGTCGGCGGCGTCGAGGTAGCTGCTCATGGCCCCGACCTTATCCCGGCCCCGACCAGGGCGTCGCGGTGAGTTGCTGCCAGCGGTCGATCAGCAGGTCGGTGGCGGTCCGATCGCGCACGGCCAGGCGCAGCCAGCCCGGGCCCAGGCCAGGGAAGGTGTCGCCGCGCCGGACGGCGATGCCCTCGGCGCGCAGGCCGGCCCGGAGCTCGGCCGCGTTCGACGCCCTGACCAGCACGAACGGGGCCCGGGAGACGGCCGGGACGGTAAGGCCGGGGAGCTCGGCGAGGCGGGCCAGGAGGTGGTCGCGGTCCTGGTCGGCCTGCTTGGCGAGGGCTTCGGCCTCGGCCAGGGCTTCGGGCTCGGTGGTGGCCTGCGCGGCGATGAGGCCGAGGGTGGAGACGGACCAGAGCGGTTGGGCGGCTTTCAGGGCCCTGATGAGAGGCGCCGGGCCGAGGACGTAACCGATGCGAAGACCGGCCAGGCCCCACGTCTTTGTCAGGCTTCTGATGACGACGACGCCGGGGTGGCCGGCCAGGGTCTCGGTCTCGCCGGGGATCGCGTCCATGAAGGCCTCGTCGACGACGATTGTGCGGCCCTTGCTGTGCAGGCGTTCGATGGCCGCCGCCGGATGCAGGACGGAGGTCGGGTTCGTCGGGTTGCCGATCATGACCAGGTCGGGTTCGGCGGGGACGCGTGCCGGGTCGAGGGTGAAGTCGCCGGTCAGGATGTGGCGCTCGACCGGGTGGCCGGCGGCGCGTAGGGCGGCTTCGGGCTCGGTGAACTGGGGATGCACGACCAGCGCGCGGCGGGGTGTCAGGACCCTGGCAAGCAGGACGAAGGCTTCGGCCGCGCCGGAGGTGAGGAGGACTTCGTCCGGCGTGCGGCCGTGGCGTTCGGCGACCGCTTCGGTGGCTTCCCGGGGATCGGGGTACGCGGCCAGCGTTTCGATGCCGGCGGTGAGGCGGTCACGGAGCCAGCGCGGCGGTTCCGGCACGCGGACGTTGACCGCGAAGTCGTGCCGGATGGCCGCGTCCCGTACCTCGGCGTCACCGTGGTGGCCGAGGTCCTCACCCATGGGAGTGCGCGTGCGGGTGATGGTGGCTGTGGCCGTCCTCGTCGGGGTGGTGGTGCGGGGTCTGCGCGGCGCCGACCTTGTCTTCGAACCCCGGCATGGCGATCCGGTACACGCAGGTGTCGCAGTTCATGCGGATGTCGCCGGCGACGGCTTCGGCGTGGCGTTCCAGGACCAGGTCGGCGAGTTCGTCGCAGTCGCCGATGACCGGGGCGACGTCGTACCCCGCGGCCTGCTCGGCGATGCGGTCCGGGAGCACGCCGCGGAACAGGAAGTAGGGCAGGACCACGATGCGCTTCGCGCCGAGGCGACGGCAGCGTTCCAGGCCCTCTTCCACCGACGGGTGCGCGAGCGAGACGAACGCGGTCTCGACCATGCCGAGGCCGCGACCCTCCCACAGCAGGCGGGAGGCGCGGTAGACCTCGGCGTTGGCGTCGGGGTCGGTCGAGCCGCGGCCGACCAGCAGGACGGCGGCCTCGGCGCGTTCCTCGCGCGGCAGGACGGTGTCCAGGCGCGCTTCGAGCAGCGACAGGATGGTCGGGTGGACGCCGAGCGGACGTCCGTAGGCGAAGGACAGGGCCGCGTGCCGCAGGCGCTCGCGGTTCAGGGAGCCGGGGATGTCGCCCTTGGCGTGGCCGGCGGCGACCAGGACCAGCGGCACCGCGGCCACGCGCCGGTGCCCGGCCTCGGCCAGGCGGGTCACGGCCTCGCCGACGGGCGGCGCGGAAAGCTCGATGAAGCCGCCGTCCACCGCTTCGACG contains:
- a CDS encoding NADAR family protein — protein: MGINQPTWRDVDGERITGTWRPAFIRNAGSYHLTDLIIYADGMVDCWGLETLDGFAAKLRSGWVATELTEGARASAHHLASWKFAEPKTWLTPEMLLGEVRDTIDDLNQRPNSSARCRAAVDVFLADQTDENRQALRTAYEAVPEHMRVYMLGDMDQNDVPVQILIGGVGAPYTTRAGSPAVVTEKTYAWVLDYFAQEAKATAEYRARVPADGPDHAESEPTSVIVPEIVYPKGWPQELDVWVLRNEYPSPIEIGGLAYPTVLQAYWALAVTDDAVREAVLAAEPARLVRSIVREAAVRDGWPQTRLAVMALLLRAKFSQNPDLAAVLAATGEARILFKDGESLFWGERGTRGRNWMGRLLEEVRAELALKNLGADW
- a CDS encoding TldD/PmbA family protein encodes the protein MSPDATARTETAERVLQAARTAAGGSADVDVTVEHEHVALTRFANSYIHQNVASDTDTVTLRIHADGRTALNSTTVTDDAGLAALVERTVAAVRLSPADPGWAGLSGPAGLPAPADDPDLATGGAGPEARAEQVKAYVDAVGELTAAGFYRNRLVVTAYTNSEGQSAHGTVVEATIDGIAKTETSDGASRQASRRMSDLDGAAMGARAAAKALASQNPVEIEPGEYEVVLEPTAVSDVLWALADFGFNGKSLIEGTSFARLGEQQFDPSVTLIDDPLSGPAAGPLFDAEGTPREVLELVRDGLTRAVAHDRRSAREAGAGVASTGHASAFSAVEGAQPINIRLEPTVGLAPTEVEGPAADSSVQALVTQVRRGLLVTDHWYTRCLDPRRLVMTGLTRNGVWLIENGEITRPVKNLRFTQSYPEALAPGRVLGIGTYAPAFASKYGAFSAMAPALRLAGWNFTGGASG
- a CDS encoding TldD/PmbA family protein; translated protein: MSSYLDAADQAVEHALALGARYADARVMHRRTESMSARNGAVEALEQGETVGIGVRALVGSSWGFFATPHLDAPSVRAAGRQAVEIATASSRVPGPAAMIPADPEVGSWASHCEVDPLDVPVSDKGDLLTAATAEMRAQGADIATGLYQIWDTRKWFVSSEGHRIDQHIRECGGGISATAVGERETQVRSYPSRRGQYGTRGWELVTELDLASQAARIADEAQALLRAPQCPSGQTTLILGGEQLALQIHESVGHAIELDRILGWEAAYAGTSWLDLAELGTLRYGSELMNIVIDATHPGALGSFGYDDEGTKAGKRDAVRNGIWTGVLAGRESAAVAGLDYGGSVRSMDWSRLPIVRMTNVGLEPGPHTLDEIIAATGDGVFMDMNRSWSIDDKRLNFQFGCEVGYEVKNGKLGRMVKNPTYTGIGPTFWQSMDMLSNEIVAWGTPNCGKGQPGQVGHTGHPAAPARFQNVRVGVRG
- the cobC gene encoding Rv2231c family pyridoxal phosphate-dependent protein CobC gives rise to the protein MGEDLGHHGDAEVRDAAIRHDFAVNVRVPEPPRWLRDRLTAGIETLAAYPDPREATEAVAERHGRTPDEVLLTSGAAEAFVLLARVLTPRRALVVHPQFTEPEAALRAAGHPVERHILTGDFTLDPARVPAEPDLVMIGNPTNPTSVLHPAAAIERLHSKGRTIVVDEAFMDAIPGETETLAGHPGVVVIRSLTKTWGLAGLRIGYVLGPAPLIRALKAAQPLWSVSTLGLIAAQATTEPEALAEAEALAKQADQDRDHLLARLAELPGLTVPAVSRAPFVLVRASNAAELRAGLRAEGIAVRRGDTFPGLGPGWLRLAVRDRTATDLLIDRWQQLTATPWSGPG
- a CDS encoding sirohydrochlorin chelatase, producing the protein MTALLIVGHGTRDADGAEDFRAFVQRVARRAPQAVEAVDGGFIELSAPPVGEAVTRLAEAGHRRVAAVPLVLVAAGHAKGDIPGSLNRERLRHAALSFAYGRPLGVHPTILSLLEARLDTVLPREERAEAAVLLVGRGSTDPDANAEVYRASRLLWEGRGLGMVETAFVSLAHPSVEEGLERCRRLGAKRIVVLPYFLFRGVLPDRIAEQAAGYDVAPVIGDCDELADLVLERHAEAVAGDIRMNCDTCVYRIAMPGFEDKVGAAQTPHHHPDEDGHSHHHPHAHSHG